One Sanguibacter sp. HDW7 DNA window includes the following coding sequences:
- a CDS encoding FtsX-like permease family protein codes for MRALGLWWFLRRRTTDARDPQRLSTVLAVVAFAFSTAALLVVAGGYGAFVDRAAAPGGSPDADQYPLLAGVASLLLLVPLTTLGGAAARLAVARRDERLATLRLAGATTGQVTTFTTLDAAAQALVGAVAGVALYCALLPAVALLNFQDRRFEIAELWVGVPLVLAAVGLVVVIALVSALASLRRVAVTPLGVAARTTPPGLRAVRALVLVAAVVAMPVVVNVPFGGDGVAIAMIVGVLVLGFAALGAIGPFVLQLVGRVTVRRARSVETLLAGRRIVDDPRTAWRSVGGVALATFIAGLASITALFTPPADADPWEIVFTADLRTGALLTLAIAGILAAVSTGVMQAGRAIDQREQSGALILAGSEPRTLDRARMRETTIPLAASVGLATATMLMLIAPVLGLGAFQQVSVVVELLAAIAAASALVGAGAWAAGLVARRTLPTP; via the coding sequence GTGAGGGCCCTCGGCCTCTGGTGGTTCCTGCGCCGCCGCACGACGGACGCGCGCGACCCGCAGCGCCTGTCGACCGTGCTCGCGGTCGTGGCGTTCGCGTTCTCGACCGCCGCGCTCCTCGTCGTCGCGGGCGGCTACGGTGCGTTCGTCGATCGCGCCGCCGCCCCCGGCGGCTCACCCGACGCGGACCAGTACCCGCTGCTCGCAGGCGTCGCCTCCCTCCTCCTTCTCGTGCCGCTCACGACGCTCGGCGGCGCCGCAGCGCGCCTCGCCGTCGCGCGACGCGACGAGCGGCTCGCCACCCTGCGGCTCGCCGGGGCGACGACCGGCCAGGTCACGACGTTCACGACGCTCGACGCCGCCGCGCAGGCCCTCGTCGGCGCGGTCGCAGGCGTCGCCCTCTACTGCGCGCTGCTGCCGGCCGTCGCCCTCCTCAACTTCCAGGACCGCCGCTTCGAGATCGCCGAGCTGTGGGTCGGAGTGCCGCTCGTGCTTGCCGCCGTCGGGCTCGTCGTCGTCATCGCTCTCGTCTCCGCGCTCGCGAGCCTGCGCCGCGTCGCCGTCACGCCGCTCGGCGTCGCAGCCCGCACGACGCCGCCCGGGCTGCGCGCGGTCCGCGCGCTCGTCCTCGTCGCCGCGGTCGTCGCGATGCCCGTCGTCGTCAACGTGCCCTTCGGAGGTGACGGCGTCGCGATCGCCATGATCGTCGGCGTGCTCGTCCTCGGCTTCGCCGCGCTCGGCGCCATCGGCCCGTTCGTGCTCCAGCTCGTCGGGCGCGTCACCGTGCGCCGCGCCCGCAGCGTCGAGACGCTTCTCGCGGGCCGCAGGATCGTCGACGACCCGCGCACCGCGTGGCGGTCCGTCGGCGGCGTCGCCCTCGCGACGTTCATCGCGGGCCTCGCGAGCATCACCGCGCTGTTCACACCGCCCGCCGACGCAGACCCCTGGGAGATCGTCTTCACGGCCGACCTGCGTACCGGCGCGCTGCTCACGCTCGCGATCGCGGGCATCCTCGCCGCCGTCTCGACGGGCGTCATGCAGGCCGGGCGCGCGATCGACCAGCGGGAGCAGTCCGGGGCGCTCATCCTCGCGGGCAGCGAGCCGCGCACCCTCGACCGTGCGCGCATGCGCGAGACGACGATCCCCCTCGCGGCGTCCGTCGGCCTCGCGACCGCGACGATGCTCATGCTCATCGCACCCGTCCTCGGGCTCGGCGCGTTCCAGCAGGTGTCCGTCGTCGTCGAGCTGCTCGCGGCGATCGCGGCGGCGTCGGCGCTCGTCGGCGCGGGGGCGTGGGCGGCTGGCCTCGTCGCGCGCAGGACGCTCCCGACGCCCTGA
- a CDS encoding ABC transporter ATP-binding protein: MNARSSDRLVARGLTQVYGDGPFATHALDGVDLTVEPGESLAIMGPSGSGKTTLLHVLAGILAPTSGSVAWRGEDLAALPDRRRTQLRRTDFGFVFQSGRLLPELPAVENAALPLLLAGMPRAQAVATAAAELGRLGLRGLEGRRPGELSGGQAQRVAIARALVGRPGIVFADEPTGALDQATGQEVLTVLTAAAAANGAALVVVTHDAGVAQHCERTVTMRDGRIDGEFFAAARSAAAPVAAAPVAPVPLPPGALPATPAGGAR; encoded by the coding sequence ATGAACGCACGCAGCTCCGACCGCCTCGTCGCCCGCGGACTCACCCAGGTGTACGGCGACGGCCCCTTCGCCACGCACGCCCTCGACGGTGTCGACCTCACGGTCGAGCCCGGTGAGTCGCTCGCGATCATGGGCCCGTCCGGCTCGGGCAAGACGACCCTCCTCCACGTCCTCGCGGGCATCCTCGCGCCGACGTCGGGCTCCGTCGCGTGGCGCGGCGAGGACCTCGCCGCCCTGCCCGACCGTCGCCGCACCCAGCTGCGTCGCACCGACTTCGGCTTCGTCTTCCAGTCCGGGCGCCTCCTGCCCGAGCTGCCCGCCGTCGAGAACGCCGCGCTGCCGCTCCTGCTCGCCGGCATGCCACGCGCACAGGCCGTCGCCACGGCCGCGGCCGAGCTCGGTCGCCTCGGCCTCCGCGGCCTCGAGGGGCGCCGCCCCGGCGAGCTCTCGGGCGGCCAGGCGCAGCGCGTCGCGATCGCCCGCGCTCTCGTCGGACGCCCCGGCATCGTCTTCGCCGACGAGCCGACCGGCGCCCTCGACCAGGCGACCGGCCAGGAGGTCCTCACCGTCCTCACCGCGGCCGCCGCCGCGAACGGGGCCGCGCTCGTCGTCGTCACGCACGACGCGGGCGTCGCCCAGCACTGTGAGCGCACCGTGACGATGCGCGACGGACGCATCGACGGAGAGTTCTTCGCGGCCGCCCGGTCCGCAGCCGCGCCCGTCGCTGCCGCACCTGTCGCACCCGTGCCGCTGCCGCCCGGCGCGCTGCCCGCCACCCCCGCCGGAGGTGCCCGGTGA
- a CDS encoding MFS transporter, with protein MAIGGPYRAILARPGAAQFSISGVISRFPMAMVGIGIVLMIEGLHGSYALAGRVSAVYVLAQAVCGPQIARLIDRYGQARVMRPLLAISASGISGLVVASVLDAPAWALYVIAALGGSTIGSMGTLVRARWSKLVGGNPHELHTAYSLEASLDEVVFVIGPVLATWLATSVTPWAGIVFPVVAMLVGGYWFLSLKDSEPVPTPQTREERQPTVLRFGAMVSLVLVFVALGGVFGATDVATIAFAEEHGNKGAAGVILAVFACGSLVAGLWYGVRRWVTPLWVRFVVTMLGLAGGVAFFPLVDSLWALAGLMFFTGLMIAPSLIGGNGLVQLVVPQTQLTEGLTYVGTALGVGVSLGSSIAGSRIDAAGAHAGFIVAIIAAGLGALLVVASAPVLRRSSTRRSGDVEVAAH; from the coding sequence ATGGCAATCGGCGGGCCCTACCGGGCGATCCTTGCGCGCCCGGGCGCAGCACAGTTCTCGATCTCAGGCGTCATCTCGCGCTTCCCCATGGCGATGGTCGGCATCGGCATCGTCCTCATGATCGAGGGGCTCCACGGCTCGTACGCCCTCGCCGGACGCGTCTCCGCCGTCTACGTCCTCGCTCAGGCCGTCTGCGGGCCGCAGATCGCGCGCCTCATCGACCGCTACGGGCAGGCCCGCGTCATGCGGCCGCTCCTCGCGATCTCCGCGAGCGGCATCTCCGGCCTCGTCGTCGCGTCCGTGCTCGACGCCCCCGCCTGGGCGCTCTACGTCATCGCCGCCCTCGGCGGCTCGACGATCGGCTCGATGGGCACGCTCGTGCGCGCCCGCTGGTCCAAGCTCGTCGGCGGCAACCCCCACGAGCTCCACACCGCCTACTCGCTCGAGGCGTCGCTCGACGAGGTCGTCTTCGTCATCGGCCCCGTCCTCGCGACCTGGCTCGCGACCTCCGTCACGCCGTGGGCGGGCATCGTCTTCCCCGTCGTCGCGATGCTCGTCGGCGGCTACTGGTTCCTCTCCCTCAAGGACTCCGAGCCCGTCCCCACGCCGCAGACGCGCGAGGAGCGGCAGCCGACCGTCCTGCGCTTCGGCGCGATGGTCTCGCTCGTCCTCGTGTTCGTCGCGCTCGGCGGCGTCTTCGGCGCGACCGACGTCGCGACGATCGCGTTCGCCGAGGAGCACGGCAACAAGGGCGCGGCCGGCGTCATCCTCGCGGTGTTCGCGTGCGGGTCGCTCGTCGCGGGCCTCTGGTACGGCGTCCGTCGCTGGGTGACGCCCCTGTGGGTGCGGTTCGTCGTGACGATGCTCGGCCTCGCCGGCGGCGTCGCGTTCTTCCCGCTCGTCGACTCGCTGTGGGCGCTCGCCGGGCTCATGTTCTTCACCGGCCTCATGATCGCGCCGTCGCTCATCGGCGGGAACGGGCTCGTGCAGCTCGTCGTGCCGCAGACCCAGCTCACCGAGGGCCTCACGTACGTGGGCACGGCGCTCGGCGTGGGCGTCTCGCTCGGCTCGTCGATCGCGGGCTCGCGCATCGACGCCGCGGGCGCGCACGCAGGCTTCATCGTCGCGATCATCGCGGCAGGCCTCGGCGCGCTGCTCGTCGTCGCGTCCGCGCCCGTGCTGCGGCGTTCGAGCACGCGTCGGTCCGGGGACGTCGAGGTCGCCGCGCACTGA
- a CDS encoding LysE/ArgO family amino acid transporter gives MTTTLTALTTGFLASLGLIVAIGAQNAWVLRQGLRREHVGLVVAICVGADVVLMAAGTAGLGVLRDAAPWALEVLRWGGVAYLLFFAAMSLRSALTSREHLEASAARPARSVALTTLAVTLLNPHVYLDTLVMLGTVTNSFGDLRWVAAGGAMVASLVWFTLVGLGARALSGVLDRPATWRVIDGVVAVVMVVVAAMLAFG, from the coding sequence GTGACCACGACCCTCACCGCCCTCACGACCGGCTTCCTCGCGAGCCTCGGCCTCATCGTCGCGATCGGCGCCCAGAACGCATGGGTGCTGCGGCAGGGGCTGCGGCGCGAGCACGTCGGGCTCGTCGTCGCGATCTGCGTCGGCGCGGACGTCGTCCTCATGGCCGCCGGAACCGCCGGCCTCGGCGTCCTGCGTGACGCTGCGCCGTGGGCGCTCGAGGTGCTGCGCTGGGGAGGCGTCGCCTACCTGCTCTTCTTCGCAGCGATGTCGCTGCGCTCCGCGCTCACGTCGCGCGAGCACCTCGAGGCGAGCGCGGCCCGGCCCGCGCGCTCGGTCGCGCTCACGACGCTCGCCGTCACCCTGCTCAACCCGCACGTGTACCTCGACACGCTCGTCATGCTCGGCACCGTGACGAACAGCTTCGGCGATCTGCGCTGGGTCGCCGCGGGCGGTGCGATGGTGGCGAGCCTCGTGTGGTTCACGCTCGTCGGGCTCGGCGCGCGCGCACTCTCCGGGGTGCTCGACCGGCCGGCGACGTGGCGGGTCATCGACGGCGTCGTCGCTGTCGTCATGGTCGTGGTCGCGGCGATGCTCGCGTTCGGCTGA
- a CDS encoding ArgP/LysG family DNA-binding transcriptional regulator, producing MKQFFISPEQLAALAAIDDEGSFEGAAYELGVSTSAVSQRIRTLEASLGRILVRRGTPSTVTPDGAPVLRHARQQALLAAELADELGGVPAGTGPVPLAVAVNADSLATWFRGVLVAAGAWTDTFLQVVADDEGHAVERLRSGAVMAAVATDPTPAPGCRAERLGVVRYSPRVHPDLLARHDVRGPADVPRLPAVRFDTKDGLQDLALEAAGQPRAGRGPAVPSPDGFAAAVRAGLGWGMLLDPQVADAPELVPVPGLAPVERELFWQRWTIGSHRLDRLTDAVREAFPG from the coding sequence GTGAAGCAGTTCTTCATCAGCCCTGAGCAGCTCGCCGCGCTCGCGGCGATCGACGACGAGGGCTCCTTCGAGGGCGCCGCCTACGAGCTCGGCGTGAGCACGTCGGCCGTGAGCCAGCGCATCCGTACCCTCGAGGCGTCGCTCGGCCGCATCCTCGTGCGCCGCGGCACGCCCTCGACCGTCACGCCCGACGGCGCACCCGTCCTCCGGCATGCGCGCCAGCAGGCGCTCCTCGCCGCGGAGCTCGCGGACGAGCTGGGCGGCGTCCCCGCGGGAACCGGTCCCGTCCCGCTCGCGGTCGCGGTCAACGCGGACTCGCTCGCGACGTGGTTCCGCGGCGTGCTCGTCGCCGCGGGCGCGTGGACGGACACGTTCCTCCAGGTCGTCGCGGACGACGAGGGGCACGCGGTCGAGCGGCTGCGCAGCGGCGCCGTCATGGCCGCAGTGGCGACGGACCCGACGCCCGCCCCCGGCTGCCGTGCCGAGCGCCTCGGCGTCGTCCGCTACAGCCCGCGCGTCCACCCGGACCTTCTCGCGCGGCACGACGTGCGTGGCCCGGCCGACGTGCCGCGCCTGCCGGCAGTGCGCTTCGACACGAAGGACGGCCTGCAGGACCTCGCGCTCGAGGCCGCGGGCCAGCCGCGCGCAGGCCGAGGGCCGGCGGTCCCCAGCCCCGACGGCTTCGCGGCGGCTGTCCGCGCGGGCCTCGGCTGGGGCATGCTGCTCGACCCGCAGGTCGCGGACGCCCCCGAGCTCGTGCCCGTCCCGGGCCTCGCGCCGGTCGAGCGGGAGCTGTTCTGGCAGCGCTGGACGATCGGCTCCCACCGCCTCGACCGCCTGACGGATGCGGTCCGCGAGGCGTTCCCCGGCTGA
- a CDS encoding GNAT family N-acetyltransferase, producing the protein MEITVVHDPDLELFEARSSAGDRVGDVTYRRDGDVWDLVGTHVPPELGGRGIASAMLRDVLAQIRAVDGKVRPTCPFVVAYLDRHPDEATRV; encoded by the coding sequence ATGGAGATCACCGTCGTCCACGACCCCGACCTCGAGCTCTTCGAGGCGCGCTCATCCGCCGGCGACCGCGTCGGCGACGTCACCTACCGTCGCGACGGCGACGTGTGGGACCTCGTCGGCACGCACGTCCCGCCCGAGCTCGGCGGCCGCGGCATCGCCTCGGCGATGCTGCGCGACGTCCTCGCGCAGATCCGCGCGGTCGACGGGAAGGTCCGCCCGACGTGCCCCTTCGTCGTCGCGTACCTCGATCGACACCCGGACGAGGCGACGCGCGTCTAG
- the pgm gene encoding phosphoglucomutase (alpha-D-glucose-1,6-bisphosphate-dependent) — translation MHPRAGTVALPDDLIDVDALLAAYYDRAPDLDDPAQRVVFGTSGHRGSSLDGAFNEAHIVATTQAIVEYRRSQGTDGPLFIGRDTHALSEPAFRSALEVLAANDVEVRVDARDSWTPTPAVSHAILLHNGATTAAGVVTHGPGLADGIVVTPSHNPPRDGGFKYNPPHGGPADSDATKIIAARANEILAQGVGQVRRVSYEAALAAPTTRKHDYLSAYVDDLGSVLDLDAVRSAGVRIGADPLGGAAVEYWGAIGERYGLDLSVVNPHVDPRWAFMTLDWDGKIRMDCSSPNAMASLVHTMRPAAGGAAPYDIATGNDADSDRHGIVTPDAGLMNPNHFLAVAIDHLYGGARPGWRPDAAIGKTLVSSALVDRVAGGLGRRLLEVPVGFKWFVPGLLSGEVGFGGEESAGASFLRKDGTVWSTDKDGILLALLASEIQATTGKSPSQRHAELVATYGESWYARVDAAATLEEKATLGALDPAQVRSTHLAGEEITAKLTAAPGNGAAIGGLKVTTENAWFAARPSGTENVYKIYAESFVSAEHLTQVQEEAKQVVADALG, via the coding sequence ATGCATCCACGTGCCGGAACCGTCGCCCTGCCCGACGACCTCATCGATGTCGACGCCCTCCTCGCCGCGTACTACGACCGCGCGCCCGATCTCGACGACCCTGCGCAGCGCGTCGTCTTCGGGACGTCGGGCCACCGTGGCTCGAGCCTCGACGGCGCCTTCAACGAGGCACACATCGTCGCGACCACGCAGGCGATCGTCGAGTACCGCCGCAGCCAGGGCACCGACGGCCCCCTCTTCATCGGCCGTGACACGCACGCGCTGTCCGAGCCTGCGTTCCGTTCGGCGCTCGAGGTCCTCGCCGCGAACGACGTCGAGGTGCGCGTCGACGCCCGCGACTCGTGGACGCCGACCCCGGCCGTCTCGCACGCGATCCTCCTCCACAACGGCGCGACGACCGCCGCGGGCGTCGTCACGCACGGCCCCGGCCTCGCCGACGGCATCGTCGTCACCCCGTCGCACAACCCGCCGCGCGACGGCGGCTTCAAGTACAACCCGCCGCACGGCGGCCCCGCCGACTCCGACGCGACGAAGATCATCGCGGCCCGCGCCAACGAGATCCTCGCCCAGGGCGTCGGACAGGTCCGTCGCGTGTCCTACGAGGCTGCGCTCGCTGCCCCGACGACGCGCAAGCACGACTACCTCTCGGCGTACGTCGACGACCTCGGCTCCGTCCTCGACCTCGACGCGGTCCGCTCCGCGGGCGTGCGCATCGGCGCCGACCCGCTCGGCGGCGCGGCCGTCGAGTACTGGGGCGCGATCGGCGAGCGGTACGGGCTCGACCTCTCCGTCGTCAACCCGCACGTCGACCCGCGCTGGGCGTTCATGACGCTCGACTGGGACGGCAAGATCCGCATGGACTGCTCCTCCCCCAACGCCATGGCGTCCCTCGTCCACACGATGCGCCCCGCCGCGGGCGGCGCCGCGCCGTACGACATCGCGACCGGCAACGACGCGGACTCCGACCGCCACGGCATCGTCACGCCCGACGCGGGTCTCATGAACCCCAACCACTTCCTCGCCGTCGCGATCGACCACCTCTACGGCGGCGCGCGCCCGGGATGGCGTCCCGACGCCGCGATCGGCAAGACGCTCGTGAGCTCGGCGCTCGTCGACCGGGTCGCGGGCGGCCTCGGCCGACGCCTCCTCGAGGTCCCCGTCGGCTTCAAGTGGTTCGTTCCCGGACTGCTCTCCGGCGAGGTCGGCTTCGGCGGCGAGGAGTCCGCCGGCGCATCGTTCCTCCGCAAGGACGGCACCGTGTGGTCGACCGACAAGGACGGCATCCTCCTCGCGCTGCTCGCCTCGGAGATCCAGGCGACCACGGGCAAGAGCCCCTCGCAGCGTCACGCCGAGCTCGTCGCAACCTACGGCGAGAGCTGGTACGCGCGCGTCGACGCCGCAGCGACCCTCGAGGAGAAGGCGACGCTCGGCGCGCTCGACCCCGCGCAGGTCCGCTCGACGCACCTCGCGGGCGAGGAGATCACCGCGAAGCTCACCGCCGCGCCCGGCAACGGCGCGGCCATCGGCGGCCTCAAGGTGACGACCGAGAACGCGTGGTTCGCCGCGCGGCCGTCCGGCACGGAGAACGTCTACAAGATCTACGCCGAGTCCTTCGTCTCCGCCGAGCACCTCACGCAGGTGCAGGAGGAGGCCAAGCAGGTCGTCGCGGACGCGCTCGGCTGA
- a CDS encoding DUF5926 family protein: MAKNSSPALVLRPFENLPGEADWVALREIVPAATATVRTTAEHGARDVVVTTSLPDGWPALHRTDGTVLLALQNVLGGGDLSRTLAANLLAILDSEPGTSLTHVESPADDAPRLQDVLDPSVPFTVTLHDGFDYWFGADQTIDGDLRKALDDAAETIIPTEPLAGVDSAYLATFGKRRYLRWSMAVDEDRLVDGVARLHAKRESALGKSRFLGIFRACGIVVPVWDVADGATLEEIETLAEEMRPRLEAAIASSEPLTSDERRARAGIVARQVSLR; the protein is encoded by the coding sequence ATGGCGAAGAACTCCTCCCCCGCGCTCGTGCTGCGCCCGTTCGAGAACCTCCCCGGCGAGGCCGACTGGGTCGCCCTCCGCGAGATCGTCCCGGCCGCGACCGCGACAGTCCGCACGACCGCCGAGCACGGTGCGCGCGACGTCGTCGTGACGACGTCGCTGCCCGACGGCTGGCCCGCGTTGCACCGCACCGACGGCACCGTGCTGCTCGCGCTGCAGAACGTCCTCGGCGGCGGCGACCTGTCCCGCACGCTCGCGGCGAACCTCCTCGCGATCCTCGACTCGGAGCCCGGCACGTCGCTCACGCACGTCGAGTCGCCGGCCGACGACGCGCCGCGCCTCCAGGACGTGCTCGACCCGTCGGTGCCGTTCACGGTGACGCTGCACGACGGCTTCGACTACTGGTTCGGCGCCGACCAGACGATCGACGGCGACCTGCGCAAGGCGCTCGACGACGCCGCCGAGACGATCATCCCGACGGAGCCGCTCGCCGGCGTCGACTCGGCGTACCTCGCGACGTTCGGCAAGCGTCGCTACCTGCGCTGGTCGATGGCGGTCGACGAGGACCGTCTCGTCGACGGCGTCGCGCGCCTCCACGCCAAGCGTGAGTCGGCGCTCGGAAAGTCCCGCTTCCTCGGCATCTTCCGCGCGTGCGGCATCGTCGTGCCCGTATGGGACGTCGCGGACGGCGCGACCCTCGAGGAGATCGAGACGCTCGCCGAGGAGATGCGCCCGCGTCTCGAGGCCGCGATCGCGAGCTCGGAGCCGCTCACGTCGGACGAACGTCGTGCGCGCGCGGGCATCGTGGCGCGCCAGGTCTCGCTGCGCTGA
- a CDS encoding glycosyltransferase, producing the protein MARTPRPSTEAARGRQRVAVVIPAKDEARRIAATVRAARAIPYVDMVLVVDDGSVDDTQHVAREAGAVVVRHPHNRGKAAAMETGASVVAMRDAADRPPRLLLFLDADLGETAVNTAPLITPVLKGAADMSIALLPPQPGAGGRGIVVGAARRAIASLTGWTPTQPLSGQRCLTREAFEAATPLARGWGVETGMTIDLVRQGYVAVEVPCELRHRASAKDLKGNIHRAAQYRDVLLAVNARKVKSVFRRAPHA; encoded by the coding sequence GTGGCCCGCACTCCGCGTCCCTCGACCGAAGCCGCGCGCGGCCGCCAGCGGGTCGCCGTGGTCATCCCTGCGAAGGACGAGGCCCGCCGCATCGCGGCCACCGTCCGCGCTGCCCGTGCGATCCCGTACGTCGACATGGTCCTCGTCGTCGACGACGGCTCGGTCGACGACACCCAGCACGTCGCGCGCGAGGCCGGGGCCGTCGTCGTCCGGCACCCGCACAACCGTGGCAAGGCCGCGGCCATGGAGACGGGAGCGAGCGTCGTCGCGATGCGCGACGCTGCCGACCGTCCCCCGCGCCTCCTGCTCTTCCTCGACGCCGACCTCGGCGAGACCGCCGTCAACACGGCTCCGCTCATCACCCCGGTCCTCAAGGGGGCCGCGGACATGTCGATCGCGCTCCTGCCGCCGCAGCCCGGCGCGGGCGGCCGTGGCATCGTCGTCGGCGCCGCACGTCGTGCGATCGCGAGCCTCACCGGCTGGACGCCCACGCAGCCGCTCTCGGGCCAGCGCTGCCTCACGCGAGAGGCCTTCGAGGCCGCGACGCCGCTCGCTCGCGGCTGGGGCGTCGAGACCGGCATGACGATCGACCTCGTGCGGCAGGGCTACGTCGCCGTCGAGGTCCCGTGCGAGCTGCGGCACCGCGCGTCCGCGAAGGACCTCAAGGGCAACATCCACCGCGCGGCGCAGTACCGAGACGTGCTTCTCGCGGTCAACGCGCGCAAGGTGAAGTCGGTCTTCCGCCGCGCCCCCCACGCCTGA
- a CDS encoding diacylglycerol kinase family protein, which translates to MGGMSGWEIFWIVLAVGLAAGAFALSLLTWRSRHLAHRPHLAVTSPPVPDAPRRLVAFVANPSKPDVAQLRAPVEKACRSLGLEPLWLETTVEDPGSGQARAALEAGAEVVVAAGGDGTVRAVATTLQGTGVPMGLLPVGTGNLLARNLDIPVTDLARSLEIALEGRDRAIDVAWLRVTDAPAGDDAAEVGSEHIFLVIAGIGFDAAMIADTDTTLKAKVGWIAYFLGGIRHLHGRRLEARVLLDDTRRSSMKLRTLLVGNCGRLPGGITLLPDALLDDGILDVAAIDTRAGVAGWAQLFGEVVMQGLGVQPLATNRIGRIDHTQCRSIAVRVPDGAQAQVDGDPVGRATAIECRVDHADLLVRVPRALTL; encoded by the coding sequence ATGGGCGGGATGTCGGGATGGGAGATCTTCTGGATCGTGCTCGCCGTCGGGCTGGCGGCGGGCGCGTTCGCGCTGTCGTTGCTCACGTGGCGCTCGCGCCACCTCGCGCACCGGCCGCACCTGGCGGTCACGTCCCCACCCGTCCCCGACGCGCCGCGTCGGCTCGTGGCGTTCGTCGCCAACCCGTCCAAGCCCGACGTCGCCCAGCTCCGCGCACCCGTCGAGAAGGCGTGCCGCAGCCTCGGCCTCGAGCCGCTGTGGCTCGAGACGACGGTCGAGGACCCGGGCTCGGGCCAGGCCCGCGCCGCGCTCGAGGCCGGTGCCGAGGTCGTCGTCGCTGCCGGCGGCGACGGGACCGTCCGCGCCGTCGCCACCACGCTCCAGGGCACCGGCGTGCCCATGGGGCTGCTGCCCGTCGGCACCGGCAACCTCCTCGCGCGCAACCTCGACATCCCCGTGACGGACCTCGCCCGCTCCCTCGAGATCGCCCTCGAGGGACGCGATCGCGCGATCGACGTCGCCTGGCTCCGCGTCACCGACGCTCCCGCGGGCGACGACGCGGCCGAGGTCGGCTCCGAGCACATCTTTCTCGTCATCGCCGGCATCGGCTTCGACGCCGCGATGATCGCCGACACCGACACGACCCTCAAGGCGAAGGTCGGATGGATCGCCTACTTCCTCGGCGGGATCCGCCACCTCCACGGCCGACGCCTCGAGGCACGCGTCCTCCTCGACGACACGCGTCGCTCGTCCATGAAGCTCCGCACGCTGCTCGTCGGCAACTGCGGCAGGCTGCCGGGCGGCATCACGCTCCTGCCCGACGCGCTCCTCGACGACGGCATCCTCGACGTCGCCGCGATCGACACGCGCGCCGGGGTCGCGGGCTGGGCCCAGCTCTTCGGCGAGGTCGTCATGCAGGGCCTCGGGGTGCAGCCCCTCGCGACCAACCGGATCGGCCGCATCGACCACACGCAGTGCCGCAGCATCGCGGTCCGCGTGCCCGACGGCGCGCAGGCGCAGGTCGACGGCGATCCGGTCGGCCGTGCCACCGCGATCGAGTGCCGGGTCGACCACGCCGATCTCCTCGTCCGGGTACCACGCGCGCTCACCCTCTGA